One stretch of Muribaculum intestinale DNA includes these proteins:
- a CDS encoding tetratricopeptide repeat protein — translation MHVAIRKHTVRFFAMIAMMAVTATALSAKKTDTVKPSEADCRKADYIFMEAIRQQALGNDDAYFSLVQRAHDLNPDDHAAAYYLGYDIMSIAGKDSTRFDYGYRLMKNYFDLNPSDYYSSYAYGAVNDHIGNINESLRVWNKLDSLYPAKTEVALRLANALFFTRDSAAVSRTIDVYNRIERAKGKSIPLSSRKIQSYLSTQDTVSAIAEVHSLLEASPGSIENNVFAGDVFALFSENDSALAYYNRACELDSSSGLAYYSRANFYKTTGDSVAYDREVFHALKMESLDLDTKLEIMTSYVRELYPDPAQQPRIQELFASLLEQHPHEVSVHDLYYAYLLAISDYAGAAEQVGYALDIDPSDERKWGALVSLYLQTDEFDKAVDAATRALGYHPESANLTFMRGISHGQAKHYDKAIPDFEHAIELADSGDVKFVSEVLSSEGDMYSAADDKEQAEEHYRQAIAINPDNLLALNNYAYLLAVEGRDLDKAERMSYRTIQERPDDINSLDTYAWILFKQKKYTEALVYIQQALDLVKEPAEELYSHAGDIYFWNGEHEKAVELWQQALSIAPDNELLKRKVAHKTFFFK, via the coding sequence ATGCACGTAGCCATACGTAAACATACAGTCCGATTCTTTGCCATGATAGCCATGATGGCTGTCACGGCAACGGCCCTGTCGGCAAAAAAGACCGACACCGTCAAGCCTTCCGAAGCGGACTGCCGCAAGGCCGACTATATATTCATGGAGGCGATAAGGCAGCAGGCCCTTGGAAATGATGATGCATACTTCTCGCTGGTGCAGCGTGCCCACGACCTCAACCCCGACGACCATGCCGCAGCCTACTATCTTGGCTACGATATAATGTCGATTGCCGGAAAGGATTCCACGCGCTTCGACTACGGATATCGCTTGATGAAGAATTATTTCGACCTTAATCCGTCCGACTACTACTCCTCGTATGCCTATGGTGCCGTCAACGACCATATCGGGAATATCAATGAGTCGCTGCGTGTGTGGAATAAGCTCGATTCACTCTACCCGGCCAAGACCGAGGTTGCACTCCGTCTCGCGAATGCCCTGTTCTTCACCCGCGACTCTGCCGCTGTAAGCCGCACTATCGATGTCTACAACCGCATCGAGCGCGCCAAAGGCAAGAGCATTCCCTTGTCATCGCGCAAGATACAGAGCTATCTCTCCACACAGGATACTGTTTCGGCCATAGCTGAGGTGCACTCTCTGCTTGAGGCGTCGCCCGGAAGCATCGAGAACAATGTATTTGCCGGAGATGTATTTGCCCTGTTCTCTGAAAACGACTCGGCGCTCGCCTACTACAACCGTGCCTGCGAGCTCGACTCATCCTCGGGACTTGCCTATTATTCGCGGGCCAATTTCTACAAGACCACCGGCGATAGTGTGGCCTACGACCGCGAGGTGTTTCATGCACTCAAGATGGAGAGTCTCGACCTCGACACGAAGCTCGAGATAATGACAAGCTACGTGCGCGAGTTATACCCCGACCCCGCACAACAGCCTCGTATACAGGAATTGTTTGCTTCGCTCCTCGAACAGCATCCCCACGAAGTCAGTGTCCACGACCTATACTATGCTTATCTTCTCGCCATATCCGATTATGCAGGTGCCGCCGAGCAGGTGGGATATGCCCTTGATATTGACCCCTCCGACGAGCGGAAGTGGGGTGCCCTTGTGAGCCTTTACCTCCAGACCGACGAGTTCGACAAGGCGGTCGATGCGGCGACAAGGGCTCTCGGCTATCATCCTGAAAGCGCCAACCTTACTTTCATGCGCGGAATAAGCCACGGACAGGCCAAGCATTACGACAAGGCTATTCCCGACTTCGAGCATGCAATAGAGCTTGCTGACTCAGGCGATGTGAAGTTCGTCTCCGAGGTGCTCAGTTCCGAAGGCGACATGTACTCTGCCGCCGATGACAAGGAACAGGCCGAGGAACATTATCGTCAGGCGATAGCCATAAATCCCGACAATCTGCTCGCGCTCAACAACTATGCCTACCTGCTCGCTGTCGAGGGACGCGACCTCGACAAGGCAGAGCGTATGAGTTATCGCACGATTCAGGAGCGCCCAGATGACATCAACTCGCTTGACACATACGCCTGGATTCTCTTTAAGCAGAAGAAATATACCGAAGCGCTCGTCTACATACAGCAGGCCCTCGACCTCGTCAAGGAGCCCGCCGAGGAGCTGTATTCACACGCAGGCGACATATACTTCTGGAACGGCGAGCATGAAAAGGCCGTCGAATTATGGCAGCAGGCCCTTTCAATCGCTCCCGACAACGAGTTGCTGAAGCGCAAGGTTGCCCACAAGACATTCTTCTTCAAGTAG
- the dut gene encoding dUTP diphosphatase — MKVKIINRSGHELPTYETPSSAGMDVRASLKEPVTLMPMQRALIPTGLYIQLPHGYECQIRPRSGLALKKGISLVNTPGTVDADYRGEIGVILINLSDEPFVVNDGERICQMVIKEYTRVDWEPVERLDETVRGDGGFGHTGVN; from the coding sequence ATTAAAGTAAAGATAATCAACCGATCGGGCCACGAGCTTCCCACTTACGAAACGCCCTCTTCGGCGGGTATGGACGTGCGCGCATCTCTGAAAGAGCCCGTTACGCTCATGCCCATGCAGCGTGCACTCATCCCTACCGGCCTCTACATACAGCTCCCCCACGGCTATGAATGCCAGATAAGACCCCGTTCGGGACTCGCTTTGAAGAAGGGCATATCACTTGTCAACACTCCCGGTACTGTCGACGCCGACTACCGTGGAGAGATAGGGGTGATACTGATCAACCTCAGCGATGAACCGTTCGTGGTAAACGACGGAGAGCGAATATGCCAGATGGTCATAAAGGAGTATACACGTGTCGACTGGGAACCCGTCGAGCGCCTCGACGAAACTGTGCGCGGCGATGGCGGATTCGGGCATACCGGCGTCAACTAA
- the dnaA gene encoding chromosomal replication initiator protein DnaA, which yields MEKTHIQLWEECLRIFADNLSQQQFDTWFRPVTSLGFEGGNLTLSVPTAFFVEQLEERFMRIIAPTLMRVYGAGVKLFYSYHPVKEAPEAAVTQQSERPSAAVQRHPANPFQAQAAPEFDSQLNPKYTFENYCGSVSNKIARSIGEAIATNPKCKTFNPLFVFGHTGVGKTHLIQAIGIRIKERNPQARVLYVSARLFESQYTAAAMAKPSRVNDFIAFYQSIDVLIIDDIQDLMHKPGTQSAFFHIFNHLHQNQRQIIMSSDCAPSEMKDMHERLLSRFKWGMTCELESPDFDLRREVLRQRASQDGLDIPAEVLEYIAANVTDSIRELEGIVVSLLAHATVLNREITIDLAQSVLSNAVKIQKKTVNFDIVTQKVCDYYNIDSEKLFTKSRKREISDARQMVMYLAKRHVKMPVTAIGTRLSRSHATVLHALKNIEERMSLEAALRLDIEKIEASLTATPV from the coding sequence ATGGAAAAGACCCATATACAGTTATGGGAAGAGTGTCTGAGGATTTTTGCAGACAATCTTTCACAGCAACAATTCGACACCTGGTTTCGCCCGGTGACGTCGCTCGGATTTGAGGGCGGCAATCTCACCTTGAGCGTGCCTACCGCATTCTTCGTGGAGCAACTCGAAGAGCGCTTCATGCGTATCATCGCTCCGACTTTGATGCGTGTCTATGGAGCCGGAGTGAAACTGTTCTATTCCTATCATCCTGTCAAGGAGGCTCCCGAGGCTGCGGTCACACAACAGTCGGAACGCCCGAGTGCCGCCGTGCAGCGCCATCCCGCCAATCCTTTTCAGGCTCAGGCCGCTCCGGAATTCGATTCGCAGCTCAATCCTAAATATACTTTTGAGAACTACTGCGGAAGCGTATCCAACAAGATTGCTCGCTCTATCGGTGAGGCGATAGCCACAAATCCGAAGTGCAAGACATTCAACCCCCTCTTTGTATTCGGGCATACAGGTGTGGGTAAGACACATCTTATCCAGGCAATTGGAATACGTATCAAGGAGCGTAACCCGCAGGCACGGGTGCTTTACGTGTCGGCACGCTTATTCGAGAGCCAGTATACTGCCGCCGCCATGGCCAAGCCGAGCCGTGTCAATGATTTCATTGCCTTCTATCAGTCAATCGACGTACTGATAATCGACGACATCCAGGACCTCATGCACAAGCCTGGCACACAGAGCGCATTCTTCCATATCTTCAACCACCTCCACCAGAATCAGCGCCAGATAATAATGTCAAGCGACTGCGCGCCATCGGAGATGAAGGATATGCACGAGCGACTTCTCTCTCGTTTCAAGTGGGGTATGACATGCGAGCTTGAAAGCCCCGATTTCGATCTGCGTCGCGAAGTGCTGCGTCAGCGTGCATCTCAGGATGGTCTCGACATTCCTGCCGAAGTACTTGAATATATTGCAGCCAATGTCACCGACAGTATACGCGAACTTGAAGGAATCGTAGTGTCCCTCCTTGCCCATGCTACCGTGCTCAACCGTGAGATTACAATCGACCTTGCCCAGTCTGTGCTCAGCAATGCCGTAAAGATTCAGAAAAAGACTGTCAATTTCGACATCGTTACCCAGAAAGTCTGCGATTACTACAACATCGATTCTGAGAAACTCTTTACCAAGAGCCGCAAGCGCGAGATTTCCGATGCGCGCCAGATGGTGATGTATCTCGCCAAGCGCCATGTCAAGATGCCCGTCACTGCAATCGGCACACGATTGTCGCGCAGTCATGCCACAGTGCTCCATGCCTTGAAGAATATTGAGGAACGCATGTCGCTTGAGGCTGCCCTGCGTCTTGATATAGAGAAAATCGAAGCATCGCTTACAGCCACTCCGGTATAA
- a CDS encoding MlaD family protein produces MKRFSHELTIGLSVLIAALVLFFGINYLKGINIFKAANYYYASYTNVAGLSVSSPVTLNGLKVGQVREINYEYDNPGHVLVEMSLDKQLRIPAGSKAMISSDLLGSASIVLEFSTASGFCKVGDRLEGGNAPSLMKDVSTNLMPSVSAIVPKVDSLLTSVNRLVGDSALLQSVKRLDAITANLQATTLYLNRTMATMPATMKTVDGVAHNLDSITADLAVLSAELKTIPLKSTMDNIDSTMSNLNDITDKMNRTDNSVGLLLNDRSLYDHINGAAMGLDSIMWDLKKNPRRYVPPIKIF; encoded by the coding sequence ATGAAACGTTTCTCCCACGAACTGACCATCGGACTGTCGGTGCTCATTGCTGCTCTGGTGCTCTTCTTCGGCATCAATTATCTCAAAGGTATCAATATATTCAAGGCCGCCAATTACTACTATGCCTCATATACTAATGTAGCAGGGCTGAGTGTGTCATCGCCTGTTACTCTCAACGGTCTGAAAGTAGGTCAGGTGCGCGAAATCAACTACGAATATGACAATCCCGGCCATGTGCTTGTCGAGATGAGTCTTGACAAGCAGCTCCGTATACCCGCAGGCTCCAAGGCCATGATTTCATCCGACCTCCTCGGGTCGGCTTCGATTGTGCTCGAATTCTCTACGGCTTCTGGCTTCTGCAAGGTCGGCGACCGCCTGGAAGGAGGCAACGCACCCTCGCTTATGAAAGATGTATCGACCAATCTGATGCCTTCAGTGAGCGCTATTGTACCTAAAGTAGATTCGCTGCTCACTTCGGTCAACAGGCTTGTCGGAGATTCCGCACTCCTCCAGTCGGTAAAGCGTCTTGACGCCATTACCGCCAACCTTCAGGCGACTACTCTCTATCTCAACCGCACTATGGCTACCATGCCGGCTACGATGAAGACTGTCGACGGCGTAGCCCACAATCTCGACTCTATAACGGCTGACCTTGCGGTACTCTCCGCCGAGCTTAAGACAATTCCGCTGAAGTCTACCATGGATAATATAGACAGCACTATGTCAAATCTCAATGACATCACCGACAAGATGAACCGTACCGACAATTCTGTTGGCCTTCTGCTCAACGATCGCTCGTTATACGACCATATCAATGGTGCGGCCATGGGACTCGACAGTATAATGTGGGATCTCAAAAAGAATCCACGCCGCTACGTGCCCCCGATTAAGATTTTCTGA
- a CDS encoding N-acetylmuramoyl-L-alanine amidase, with product MPVAAWGAEPFVVVLDAGHGGHDPGTIGRKAKEKDINLGVVLKLGGLIEKNDKDVKVVYTRKGDYFKTLQERSNIANNAKGSLFISVHVNSVDKKARNRTTIHGAATYTLGLHRSAENLAVAKRENAVMMLEDDYSERYCGFDPNSTESYIIFELNQNKHLDQSIDFAGRVQKELHSTASRTDNGVRQAGFWVLAKTGMPAVLVELDFICNPTSEAFMASESGQKKLAQAIYNAFKDYKRSYDIASGKKNEKKSDEKSRNTKVDVESTPQASAAVPSGDANASSVQSGVSASGKRCYRVQFMTSPSRVANGSTKLKGVSDYVEYRDGKLWKYTSPDLPDMQAARRSLAQLRKKFPDAFIITVVDGQRVR from the coding sequence GTGCCAGTAGCCGCATGGGGAGCCGAACCGTTTGTCGTTGTGCTTGATGCAGGCCATGGCGGCCACGACCCTGGAACAATAGGCCGCAAGGCAAAAGAGAAAGACATAAACCTCGGTGTCGTGCTCAAACTCGGAGGCCTTATTGAAAAGAACGACAAGGATGTCAAGGTAGTCTATACGCGTAAGGGTGACTATTTCAAGACCCTGCAGGAGCGTTCCAACATTGCAAACAATGCCAAAGGGTCACTCTTCATATCTGTCCATGTCAACTCTGTCGACAAGAAAGCCCGCAACCGCACTACCATACACGGTGCCGCCACATATACCCTCGGACTACACCGCAGCGCTGAAAACCTCGCGGTGGCCAAGCGCGAGAATGCCGTTATGATGCTTGAGGATGACTACTCCGAGCGCTATTGCGGATTCGACCCCAACTCTACAGAGTCGTATATAATCTTCGAACTCAATCAGAACAAACACCTCGACCAAAGTATCGATTTTGCCGGAAGAGTGCAGAAAGAGTTGCACTCTACGGCTTCGCGTACCGACAACGGTGTGCGTCAGGCCGGATTCTGGGTATTGGCCAAGACCGGCATGCCCGCCGTGCTTGTCGAGCTTGATTTCATCTGCAATCCGACATCAGAGGCCTTTATGGCGTCAGAGTCCGGACAGAAGAAACTCGCCCAGGCCATATACAATGCCTTTAAGGACTATAAGCGCTCCTACGATATTGCCTCAGGAAAGAAAAATGAAAAGAAATCGGATGAAAAGTCGCGCAATACTAAAGTAGACGTGGAATCCACTCCTCAGGCATCTGCCGCTGTTCCCTCCGGTGATGCAAATGCCTCCTCCGTCCAATCGGGAGTCTCTGCCTCAGGCAAGCGGTGCTATCGCGTGCAGTTCATGACAAGTCCCTCGCGGGTAGCTAACGGTTCCACAAAGCTCAAGGGTGTATCCGATTATGTAGAGTATCGCGATGGCAAACTTTGGAAATATACCTCACCCGACCTCCCGGATATGCAGGCGGCCCGCCGAAGCCTCGCCCAACTTCGTAAGAAATTTCCCGACGCATTTATTATTACAGTCGTCGACGGCCAACGAGTCAGATAA
- a CDS encoding sigma-70 family RNA polymerase sigma factor, producing MQIFSSLTDEQLVKSYVEGNNEAFDALLLRHQSKLFSYIMRIVRNRDIADDIFQETFVKIIMMLKQGRYTENGKFSAWLHRIAHNLIIDYYRQERVENTVSTDDNETDMLNRRDLCETNVEDWLVENQIHTDVRRLIGALPEPQREVLTMRYYRDMSFKEIAEATGVSINTALGRMRYALLNMRRMAAKHNIQLTA from the coding sequence ATGCAAATCTTTTCTTCGCTCACCGACGAGCAGTTGGTGAAATCATATGTTGAAGGGAACAACGAGGCTTTCGACGCGCTATTGTTGCGCCACCAGTCAAAGCTATTTTCATATATCATGCGCATCGTACGCAACCGCGACATCGCCGACGACATCTTTCAGGAGACGTTTGTCAAGATTATCATGATGCTGAAACAAGGTCGTTATACCGAAAACGGAAAGTTTTCGGCATGGCTTCATCGTATCGCCCACAATCTTATCATTGACTACTATCGCCAGGAGCGTGTAGAGAACACCGTGTCGACTGATGACAACGAGACCGATATGCTCAACCGGCGCGACCTCTGCGAGACGAATGTGGAGGACTGGCTTGTGGAGAATCAGATACATACCGACGTACGCCGTCTGATAGGGGCACTCCCGGAGCCTCAGCGCGAGGTGTTGACCATGCGATACTACCGCGACATGAGTTTCAAGGAAATAGCCGAGGCAACAGGTGTAAGCATCAACACTGCCCTCGGACGCATGCGCTATGCCCTGCTCAATATGCGCCGCATGGCCGCCAAACACAATATTCAGCTTACAGCATGA
- a CDS encoding OmpH family outer membrane protein — protein sequence MKKTALCAKSLMLMLAVAAVSCSSGKEEAAPAAATADKAATAAVNIRYIDADSIAAHYNLAKDFKEAQLRQINKIDNAQRTRTSELQKLGNQIQQKINNNGYLSQESFQSDQETFNKKQAEAQNYLASLQREAEQEMIQQQIQLTDSIEAFIKDYNRKKGYDAILYKAAGVYFNPALDITNEVIDGLNKRYNKVAEN from the coding sequence ATGAAGAAAACCGCACTTTGTGCAAAATCGCTCATGTTGATGCTGGCCGTTGCGGCAGTTTCATGCTCTTCCGGCAAGGAGGAAGCCGCACCTGCCGCCGCCACCGCCGATAAGGCTGCCACCGCTGCCGTCAACATCCGCTACATCGATGCAGATTCGATTGCGGCACATTACAATCTCGCAAAAGATTTCAAGGAAGCACAACTCCGCCAGATCAACAAGATTGACAACGCACAGCGTACACGTACTTCCGAACTGCAGAAGCTCGGCAATCAGATACAGCAGAAAATCAACAATAACGGATACCTCTCTCAGGAGAGCTTCCAGTCCGATCAGGAAACATTCAACAAGAAGCAGGCCGAAGCTCAGAATTATCTTGCAAGCCTTCAGCGCGAAGCAGAGCAGGAGATGATTCAGCAGCAGATTCAGCTTACCGACTCAATTGAGGCCTTTATCAAGGACTATAACCGTAAGAAAGGCTACGATGCAATCCTCTACAAGGCTGCCGGAGTATACTTCAATCCTGCTCTCGATATTACCAACGAGGTAATCGACGGTCTCAACAAGCGTTACAACAAGGTAGCCGAAAACTAA